Proteins encoded together in one Marispirochaeta sp. window:
- a CDS encoding type Z 30S ribosomal protein S14, whose protein sequence is MAKKSMIIKAARKPKFMTRKVNRCRVCGRPRGYMRKFEMCRVCFRKYASEGLIPGVTKSSW, encoded by the coding sequence ATGGCTAAGAAATCAATGATAATAAAAGCAGCACGTAAGCCGAAGTTTATGACCAGAAAGGTCAACAGGTGTCGTGTCTGTGGGCGCCCACGGGGATATATGCGCAAATTTGAGATGTGCAGGGTCTGTTTCCGCAAGTATGCGAGTGAGGGACTTATTCCCGGCGTAACAAAATCAAGCTGGTGA
- the rplE gene encoding 50S ribosomal protein L5: protein MAEYTPRLKKMYLDTIKKELVDEFGYKSPMQIPRVEKVSVSVGVGDAIVNKKFLDSATKELEQITGQHAVKTKARKSIANFKLREGMEIGAKVTLRGNYMWEFLERLLNVALPRVKDFRGVNPKAFDGKGNYSLGIQEQIIFPEIDYDKIERVSGLNVAIVTTATNDDEARSLLQKLGMPFRK from the coding sequence ATGGCTGAGTACACACCCCGACTGAAGAAGATGTATCTCGATACCATCAAGAAAGAACTGGTTGACGAGTTCGGATACAAATCACCGATGCAGATCCCTCGGGTAGAGAAGGTCAGTGTAAGTGTTGGTGTCGGTGATGCCATCGTAAACAAGAAATTCCTGGATTCAGCTACAAAAGAGCTGGAACAGATTACCGGTCAGCACGCGGTTAAGACAAAGGCACGGAAATCTATAGCCAATTTCAAGCTCCGGGAAGGTATGGAGATTGGCGCAAAGGTTACCCTGCGCGGGAACTACATGTGGGAGTTTCTTGAAAGGCTTTTGAATGTGGCTCTTCCCCGTGTAAAGGACTTTCGCGGTGTGAATCCAAAAGCTTTTGATGGAAAAGGGAATTATTCCCTCGGTATCCAGGAACAGATTATTTTTCCTGAAATCGATTACGATAAGATTGAACGGGTCAGCGGCTTGAATGTGGCAATAGTAACAACCGCAACGAACGATGATGAAGCTCGTAGTCTTCTGCAAAAGCTCGGCATGCCCTTCAGGAAATAG
- the rpsH gene encoding 30S ribosomal protein S8, with protein sequence MAVTDPVADMLTKIRNASSARFDRVDILTSKLKLEIVKILKNEGYIKNFKKTTVDGKNYIRIFLKFDDKQKPIIHGIKKISTPGRRIYAGYKKLPRIFNGYGTLIVSTSTGVTTGKKAAEKKVGGELICSVW encoded by the coding sequence ATGGCTGTTACCGATCCTGTAGCAGATATGCTGACAAAGATACGAAATGCGAGTAGTGCGCGTTTCGACCGAGTTGATATTCTTACCTCTAAACTGAAGCTTGAGATTGTTAAAATACTCAAGAACGAGGGGTATATTAAAAACTTCAAGAAAACCACTGTAGATGGTAAGAACTATATAAGGATTTTCCTGAAGTTCGATGATAAGCAAAAGCCGATAATCCACGGGATCAAGAAGATTTCGACCCCTGGCAGAAGAATATACGCCGGCTATAAGAAGCTTCCCCGTATCTTCAACGGTTATGGAACCTTGATCGTTTCTACCTCCACTGGAGTAACGACAGGGAAAAAAGCTGCGGAAAAGAAGGTTGGCGGCGAACTCATATGTTCGGTATGGTGA